The Pelodiscus sinensis isolate JC-2024 chromosome 24, ASM4963464v1, whole genome shotgun sequence genomic interval TAGTGACGTGCAGTGTGGCCTGTCATGACAGCATGAGCATGACCCTCATGATGGTTTTGCTGTACTCCTTGGAGGCCGGCTTGAACTCCTTCACGATCCCCTCGAGTTCCTCAATCGCCTCCTCTAGCTGGCTTCTTTCTACAGCGCCCAGGATGGCGCTGACAATCATGTCGACACCCGCGCCCAGAAGGATGCCAGCTACGGCGCCGCCCACGGAGACACCGATCTTCACCACGACTGTCATAAGTCTGGACAGGATGATGGTTCCCACCTCCGACAAGGCCAGTTTAACGAAGATCCCCATAGCCACGGTGCCAGTGAGTCCAGCAACTACGGTGGTCACAGAGCGCAGAATCTGCATCTTCTTGCTTTCTGGCTCCTGGAAATCGTGGAGCTTTCGGTAGAGGTGGGGCTCCAGTTTTCTCTTCAGCTGTTCGTCAATGTCCTGCAGCTCACCCTGCACGGCCTTTATGGCTGCCAGGAGCACGTTGCAGTTGTCCTGGAGGGTGCCTTTCTCCTGTATGTGGATGGGGTGCAGCTTGCACTGACAGTGGGTGTTGAGGGCTCCAATCAGGTCATTAGTGGCATCAAAATTGAGCTCCATGCAGTTGATCAGCTCCTGGTGCAACCGTGTCACCCGCTCCCGCCGCCGGGGGTTGTCCGGGTAGAAGATGTCACTCCAGGACATTCTCCAGAGAGCTGCGGGCAGGGGGAGAAGACACataggcgatgtctacactgcacattcttgtgcaagaagatatgtaaataAGGCACGGggatgaatatcgccatgcctcatttgcatatctaatgagctgccattttccCGGAAAAGGCTATTGCACACGAAAGGGGCTGTCTGCactgctccttgtgcaaaaaaacccctcttgtgcaaagctgttctgccacttattttctgGAAGAATGACTCCTGTGCAAGAGTGactaggaatagtcagcatggattcaccaagggcaagtcgtgcctgaccaatcggattagcttctatgatgaggtaactggctctgtggaaaaggggaagtcagtggatgtgatagaccttgactttaggaaAGCTTTTGGAACggactcccacaatattcttgccagcaagttaagggaatgtggattggataaatggactgtaaagtggacAGAAATTTGGCAAGACTGTCCAGGTAATGattaacagctcgatgtcaggatggcggtcggtttctagcagtgTGCCCCAAGGATTAGATCTAGAGCTGATTTtgttcatctttattaatgacctggatgagggggtggattacacccttagcaagtttgcagatgacgctaagctaggggaagaggtagacatgctggagagcagggatagagCTTAGAGTCCAGTGTGACCTAGAAAGattagagcagcgtttcccaaactatgggccacggcccaGTACCGGGCTGCGGAAAAAAAAaacgggcctcagcgtggctgccgggaggggagcacagcggggtgggctgggaggaggtttgTGTCGGGAGAGAaccggctgctgggaagcagggttcggggcagcagggctgtcccgtggagatggcCAGTGGAAGCGAGGCTGTCCCACGGAGATTGGGGCAGGCAGGCGGGTGGGCAGCAGAAgccaggttgggggcagcggggccgtcCGGTGGAGATCGGGGAGGGCAGGTGACAGAACCAGGggtggccgggggagatcagcaggatgaggatgggagaaccagctgccggaagaagggctggactggggagatcaggagaagaatggggggggggggaagcaggactgacctgggcacatgcagaccctggcacagGAGAGAGTCCAGCCCGGGGattccaattcccccccccccccccacccccacatacactccctcgagtagttgcgaactgcctggcaggtagacaccctcaggcagcatgagcacatctacccgccaggcagttcgcagctaaggactgatacacctaattataataaaacttacctaattagaaaatactggacattttatatgtctggtaatttcttaatttgtttctcagacaaaaccctcaaataccagattgtccggtacaaaaccggacacctggcaaccctacccttccttgcaccctccctcgtagacagctaccctacccccagtctgctcctgctcctacctcctggagtgcccatgcagcgccgggtcccccaagccctggcccaggctggcggaggatgcagccgggtgaaacactgaaaatgtattcgttttttattctttttgtatatgtgtgtttttttgggggctgcaaaaaacagtactgaaaaaaaccgggttccaactaaagtaaaaagtttgggaaaccctgatctagccagctttctagccatctttatccaatccatattcccttaacttgctggcaagaatattgtgggtcactgta includes:
- the LOC102448706 gene encoding single-pass membrane and coiled-coil domain-containing protein 3-like — encoded protein: MSWSDIFYPDNPRRRERVTRLHQELINCMELNFDATNDLIGALNTHCQCKLHPIHIQEKGTLQDNCNVLLAAIKAVQGELQDIDEQLKRKLEPHLYRKLHDFQEPESKKMQILRSVTTVVAGLTGTVAMGIFVKLALSEVGTIILSRLMTVVVKIGVSVGGAVAGILLGAGVDMIVSAILGAVERSQLEEAIEELEGIVKEFKPASKEYSKTIMRVMLMLS